One Castanea sativa cultivar Marrone di Chiusa Pesio chromosome 4, ASM4071231v1 DNA window includes the following coding sequences:
- the LOC142630496 gene encoding (+)-cis,trans-nepetalactol synthase NEPS1-like: protein MTDSKSSNNKLQGKVAIVTGGTSGMGEATAREFAVHGARAIVIVDIQDEKGQNVAVSVGFNVCTYVHCDVSDEEQVKNLVDSMVKSYGRLDIMFSDAGIGRATHACDQSVLDVDLAANDKLMAVNALGMAACVKHAAKAMVEGRVRGSIVFTVSIAASDGYHKFVDYVMSKHAVLGLVRCASKNLGAYGIRVNCVLPRQVGTPLLKDMLGYENEEEDKVVESTYILKGGAMRPKNVADAVVFLASEDSQFVTGHDLVVDGGYRG, encoded by the coding sequence atgacagACTCCAAATCTTCAAACAACAAGCTCCAAGGCAAGGTGGCCATAGTCACCGGAGGCACAAGCGGCATGGGTGAGGCCACGGCTCGTGAGTTCGCTGTTCACGGCGCACGAGCCATCGTCATTGTCGACATTCAAGACGAGAAGGGCCAAAACGTGGCCGTGTCAGTCGGTTTCAATGTATGCACCTACGTACACTGCGATGTCAGCGACGAGGAACAGGTCAAGAACTTAGTAGACTCCATGGTGAAATCGTACGGACGCTTGGACATCATGTTCAGTGACGCGGGCATTGGAAGAGCGACCCACGCGTGTGATCAGAGCGTGTTGGACGTGGACTTGGCGGCTAATGACAAGCTCATGGCGGTGAACGCGCTTGGAATGGCGGCGTGCGTAAAGCATGCGGCGAAGGCAATGGTGGAAGGGCGCGTGAGGGGGAGCATCGTTTTTACGGTGAGCATAGCGGCGAGTGATGGTTACCACAAGTTCGTTGACTACGTGATGTCGAAGCACGCGGTGCTGGGGTTGGTGAGGTGCGCGAGCAAGAACCTGGGCGCATATGGGATACGCGTGAATTGTGTTTTGCCAAGGCAGGTTGGGACGCCATTATTGAAGGACATGTTGGGGTATGAAAATGAGGAAGAGGACAAGGTGGTAGAGTCAACTTACATCTTGAAAGGTGGGGCGATGAGGCCCAAAAATGTGGCGGACGCTGTGGTATTTCTTGCTTCTGAGGATTCTCAGTTTGTCACTGGCCATGATTTGGTGGTGGATGGTGGGTATAGAGGTTAG
- the LOC142632871 gene encoding uncharacterized protein LOC142632871, giving the protein MLKDHLEQLVKAGNVKEFLVETGNQETGQVDRLRRNPLPPLLGLIEVIHAALRAIRAPTAKGVLTVVSAKGSASEQSPGKKPRDSRQPIVFDDDDLEGITQPHHDALLVTARVRGYIMKRIMINQGSDADVMYSNLYRGLGLKKEDLTKYDTPLMGFDGHMVTLEGQISLPVIMGGKEVMVTFIVVASYSPYTAIFGRP; this is encoded by the coding sequence ATGTTGAAAGATCACCTAGAACAGTTGGTGAAGGCGGGGAATGTGAAAGAGTTTCTGGTGGAGACAGGGAATCAGGAGACCGGGCAAGTAGATCGGCTGCGTCGAAACCCTCTCCCACCCCTTTTAGGATTGATAGAGGTCATCCACGCCGCACTGAGGGCAATTAGAGCACCAACAGCAAAAGGGGTGTTGACCGTGGTGTCAGCGAAAGGAAGCGCGAGTGAACAATCCCCGGGGAAGAAGCCGAGGGACAGTAGACAACCAATAGTGTTTGACGACGACGACCTGGAAGGCATCACTCAGCCGCACCACGATGCTTTACTAGTCACGGCCCGTGTAAGGGGTTACATAATGAAGAGAATAATGATAAATCAAGGGAGCGACGCAGACGTAATGTACTCGAACCTATACAGGGGGCTCGGCCTAAAAAAAGAGGACTTGACCAAGTATGATACACCATTAATGGGATTCGATGGGCACATGGTGACTCTAGAAGGGCAGATTTCACTCCCAGTTATCATGGGAGGCAAGGAGGTAATGGTGACATTCATAGTGGTCGCCTCTTACTCACCGTACACAGCAATATTTGGAAGGCCATAG